In the genome of Populus nigra chromosome 19, ddPopNigr1.1, whole genome shotgun sequence, the window TGAAGCTATGCCTTGGTATGTGCAAACTATCCCATGCCACCTTATACCAGTCTACTCttactttccttttctttttcttttatggtAGAAAGTCAACTCTCACTTGCTTCTCCCTGATGTGATCACATAAAGATTTCACGGTAAAATCACAAGCTAACACCACAAAAAGTCACACCATACATCCGATCTAGAAAGAGGCCAATCCACCTTCTGCTTAGGAAGAGTGACAGAGCAACACTTCTTTCGACCTAATCCACCACCTTGCTTAGGAAGAGTAACACTTTTCCATGAGACTTGCCCCTGCAGCCGAAAACCTTCTTTACCCTTAGAAATGCATAGCATCTCTGCTCTACCTCTGATGACTTTGGATGAGATGACAAAAACGGGAACCAATAGTTTTGCATACTAAGTATCTTGGAGGAAACCAACTGAATTTTCAAGCAAAAGATACCTTTTGATGCCCAACGCGGAGTTAGAACAGGAAGTTTACTGATAAGGGGCTTACAATCATCATAGCTTCTTTGTAATAAGGGTAGCGCCTAAATATCTCACAGGCAAATTCCCCAGATTTCACAGCCCATTAGTAAAAACCATTAAATCATCCGCAAAACAAAAGGATGAGAGAAGAATTTTCTTGCATTTAGGGTGGCGAGGCACGCCAGCAACATTATTAAGCAGGCTTGGATAGAACCTCTCCATACAGATCACAATGAGATAAGGTGATAATTAGTCACTTTGCCTTAACCCCTTCTTCCCTTTAAACTGTTATTTTAATGCTACTCCGCGTACATAGAAAATCCatacattataattatttgacGCGGTTGCCAATCTGAATATATAGTTTCTAGTGCGCATCGAGACAAATTAATCTCAAATCAAAACTGAAGTTGCAAATCATGGTCCTAGAAATTTTGAACTGCCATACACTGGAATGAAGGTCCTGTGCACGTTGTGCTCCAGCTATTATGTTGATCAGGAACCACTTGAGGCATGCTTCTAGCTTCCTTCTCATGCACTGATATTCTCTATTTCAGCTTTCTTGTCCATTCTCTTGAAAATGCCAGCAATAACCtggtaaaatgattttaataaactaggTAAGATGGGAATTTTCAAGAGTGTAGATTAGAATGAGTTACCACTACATGACTCTGGTTCTGTAATTTATGAGATGGGGATAAATTTGTACCTTTCCAGGTCCCAATTCGTAACTCTTCTTCAGCCCTTTGGTTAAGAGAGTCTTCACTGTTGTTTCCCATTGAACAGGAGAAGTCACCTGCAAGTTTGAATTTATAGGATCAAATTATTGTTTCCTCTGCTTTATCATGGAGAAGCAAGTTAAGAGTAGTTTACTTGGCGTGCCAAGATCTTCTTAATTGTTGCAGGATCTGCATGTGGTTGTGCATCAACATTGGATATAACTGGTATTCTTGGTTGTCTGATTTCGGTGGCTGCCAATGCAGCTTCCAATCTTGAGACAGCTGGTTCCATGAAACTTGTATGAAAAGCACCGGCAACTGCCAAACGAACCTGAGAAAAGTCGGAACCATGGTTATTAACAGTGAAAAGATGACGACGATGACGATGATGAAACAAAATTACCGTCATTCGAGCTTTGAATGACTTTGCTTTGGCTTCTACTGCTTCTACTCCCTTCACACCTCCAGATACCGCATAATTACCCTACCAAAATGCATTCAATACCAAAGTTCATACATTAAGTTAATAAATACACCAAGTATGGCACTGATACTAAAAGAATCTGATTTAAAGGAACCTTACAGGACATAGGTAATTTGCAATCTGAACTCTATCAGCTTCATCAACTTCTTGATTGGCTGCATCACACAACTGTTGAACTTTATCAGAGTCCAGTCCTATAACACTGACCATCGCACCTTTAGCAGCATCGGCAGCTTCCTGTAGGCAGTTTCATAGAAAATGTTATTACTAAAACATGTCATGAAACACTCAATACGAGGTGTACATATACTATAGCCATCTCTTAGCCAGCTATGATTACCTGCATGGCTTCACCCCTTAGTTTGACCAGCTTCAGTCCATCTTCGAAGCTATAATAAGATGGAATCCAAAGAAACAGGACATGTGAATACATAAACACAAGTGACATATAAAAAGGCAGGAATCATATAGGCATATACTATCTGTAAgcgattaaaaattttattaactgaaaacaGTAAATGGTGCACAAACTAAAACATGAATACGAAGATGTTCTATCTACCCCGATCTGATACACAGAACACAGCATAAGCAATGACCAGATAACCACCCAGCAGTAACAATCATCGATCAGATTTGAATATTGCTGGATTAATCTAGTTTGCATGTCACATTAAATGTTGGGCAGAGCTCACCTAAATGAGGTAGTCATCACTTAAGTTTGAATATAACTGGGTCCTTCTAATTTGCAAGTCAGATCAACTATTGGGCAGAGCTCATCCAAATGTACGACACAACAGGATTTTAACAGAAGCATCATATTGATAAGCATTGTAATCTAAAAGTGCTTGGCTCAATGcaggataaattaaaatatgaatacGAAGGAGGAGGTAGCAAGCTCATAAATCAATTTGTGCAAACACATCAACACAATATTGTTTCAACTCAGTTAGAGTTATTGTTAGATGAAGTTGCTTTAGTTTGCAAATACAACAGTTGTTTTCTTGAGTTAAATGCTCACCTGAAGGCTCCAGCAAATGCTAGCGCAGTATATTCTCCCAAGCTAAGACCACATGTGACATCAACAGAGTCAATTATCTGCTGGCCTCCATCACGAGCTCGGAGCACCTCAACTGCAGCTAGACTTGTGACATAAATAGCAGGCTGCATTGATAGTTACAGATGCTCACCATTAATCACCATTTATAAATCTTAACCGATAATAACACCGCATGCATGACAGCTAAGCATCAACATCACCAGAAATTAATGCAGCTATTTAGATAAAAGGGTGTAGATCCGTGACATAGTGTTTATCCTAGTTTCAAAAATAAGATTAACCGATCAAGCCGATTGGTGTAGTAAATCTATCACATGGGACCTagtaatttaaaagaaaatgttgacATCTTTTCACCAAAGTAGAGTCTCTTCACAACCATACATGTTGCATCGGGTGAGCTTGTCTCCTTATGGCATAAATGACTGTTGATTATTGCCAGGACAATTAAGCCCAGAGTAAAGCAGTAAACATTGCATAGCAGAAAGAGGGAGTACCTGGCTTATAACAGTCGAATCCAGCTTCTCTTTTGGACCACCGGTGCAGAGTTCTAGAAGATCATACCTGCATCCAACAAATGCTTACGAAGACAATGAATATAGATTCCAGGCCGAAGTTCTAAAGCTGACTGAAAGAGACAAAAaaggaataatttttttgaatgctTACCCCAATATATCGTTGGCTTTTTTGTACAACTCGGAAGCAGCTGACACACTATGAGCCTCCTTTCCCATCCCAACAGCTTGTGCACCCTGAATTACTTAGAACAAACAACAACACACCACTCTAGTTAGGACTTAGGAGtagcaattaattaattaatcaacaaacTAACAATTAAGCTCTTAATCTTTAATTCCAGTAACAAAAATCAATCAAGCCTTATCTAACGATTTCCTACATTAGGAATTAACCAATGCAGGTAAAATTAGAAAGgtaaaagaaatcaataaaagaCTGACCTGACCAGGAAACAAAAAGGCTGAGGTAGGCTTGTAATCGAGAAACAAAgtatcatcaacaacaacagtTTGAGTTTGTGATCCAACTGACAAGCTCATGAAAACCCTTGATGGGTTCCCATTTTTAAGAGCAAATCCTCGAATTCCTTTGTTAAAAGCATCAGAGGAAGTGAAAGAGAGGGTTTTGAGAGAAACGGAAGGGATAGCgagagaagaagaagccatGGTTGAAGAAGGGAGGGTGCGTAGGATAAGAGGGAGGTTGGTGGTGGTAGTGAAGGATACTGGCATGTGAAtttagtgtttgtttgtttgggttttttataatgtgAAATGGTGTGGGTATTGAGTAGCGGAGTTTACAAAGAGAGACGTTGGAGATGACTTCAAAGCCATAGTGAGCAGCCTACCAATACTGTTTGGTAATatgatattagttttttttaaaacaattattaaaataatattttattttattttttgaaatttatttttgaaatttttatatcaaaacaattcaaaatataaaaataattatctaaaataaaaaaatatttttttaaaaaaatatagtaatatcAACACAAAAACAAGCACTCTCAAATtgtgttctttattttattttagggcACACAACTTCACTTTGTTATTGTCGTTTAAGAAAAACTAGAGAACGAGGAGTCGATGAGAGAAAGTTCCAAGGAAGAAGGAAGGAGAATGCTTCTCTTCACCTGGAGAGGTCTCGAACATCAGAACCAGGccatgtcaaaaaaataaaaaaataaaataaaattctcaggaatgactttaaaaaaattctgacGGAACTATCGAACATATAAAATGAGGCTTTTCTCATCGAGAGTAGGAAATCTCAGGAGGATTTTGgctaaattccaaaaaaaaaacctcttaacAGCATCTGTAATTTGCGATTCTGAGACTGAGACTGAGAGTCTGAGAGGGTCCATGTA includes:
- the LOC133679906 gene encoding uncharacterized protein LOC133679906; this translates as MPVSFTTTTNLPLILRTLPSSTMASSSLAIPSVSLKTLSFTSSDAFNKGIRGFALKNGNPSRVFMSLSVGSQTQTVVVDDTLFLDYKPTSAFLFPGQGAQAVGMGKEAHSVSAASELYKKANDILGYDLLELCTGGPKEKLDSTVISQPAIYVTSLAAVEVLRARDGGQQIIDSVDVTCGLSLGEYTALAFAGAFSFEDGLKLVKLRGEAMQEAADAAKGAMVSVIGLDSDKVQQLCDAANQEVDEADRVQIANYLCPGNYAVSGGVKGVEAVEAKAKSFKARMTVRLAVAGAFHTSFMEPAVSRLEAALAATEIRQPRIPVISNVDAQPHADPATIKKILARQVTSPVQWETTVKTLLTKGLKKSYELGPGKVIAGIFKRMDKKAEIENISA